The following are encoded in a window of Anopheles gambiae chromosome X, idAnoGambNW_F1_1, whole genome shotgun sequence genomic DNA:
- the LOC11175722 gene encoding uncharacterized protein LOC11175722 has protein sequence MAPLPVWWTSRLMCCWLLWSTTAARGQIPPQPDTDQQLLPHIVTHLLQRYLRHPFQPVQFFLAANTAPHLLVQRDLLSQVLRHTSGQAAVTFGSSTNNPVGLRAAVQQQRSRAILFGEDFVAFERLVANFSTTLNDYSGRYLCVLTGASGSVHQLETKHLPRLFGALWARHIVHVNVLIAAANGTVRAYTYQPYTPERCGKPAVKLAAVFAPGSSVDAQPHLYPRLTTFCNCTLQVGSFEAKPYTLLRPKVDGYTELGGFEGDLLHLLASRLQFRVNVTESPHQVQWGVIGAPGNSTGTMQLVQDELVDLVIACMALDVTRGLYLKAGWAHYTSRILFAVPQGRPYTAFEKLFRPFGTAIWAALAGTLLGVAGVVGGLSCGRRARSWRRFVYGPAVRMPLLGALYLLWGGSVVAVPGRNFARSLLALWLGFTFVVRTLYQGSLYLYLQRSATFPPLATIEQVHRSTLHYHMVNIAMRFFVDRPEIKPRVRFIPPGLDTLGEQVAGMAARYTDRVVVCPQDMVAYNNRASRGRQPAAAPIQVTRESITLFPLTIYYPKKSCLTQPFDRLVRHVVESGLVSFWVRSYGDYDFEANRREPAGGGEPRKLTLAHLVGAYQLLAAAHLLAFVIFLLELVSLRLTALRRVLEFCMD, from the coding sequence ATGGCGCCCTTACCGGTATGGTGGACGAGTCGGTTGATGTGCTGCTGGCTGCTTTGGTCAACAACGGCCGCTCGAGGGCAGATTCCACCCCAGCCGGACACGGATCAGCAGCTGCTACCGCACATCGTTACCCACTTGCTGCAGCGCTACCTGCGTCATCCCTTTCAACCGGTCCAGTTCTTTCTAGCCGCTAACACAGCACCACATCTTCTAGTACAGCGCGATCTGCTCTCCCAGGTGCTGAGGCACACCAGCGGACAGGCTGCAGTGACGttcggcagcagcaccaacaaccCAGTCGGCTTGCGGGCAGCggtacagcagcagcgctCTCGCGCCATCCTGTTTGGCGAGGATTTCGTTGCGTTCGAGCGACTGGTGGCAAACTTCAGCACCACCCTCAACGACTACTCCGGTCGCTACCTGTGCGTCCTAACCGGGGCGTCCGGTAGTGTCCACCAGCTCGAAACCAAACATCTGCCTCGACTGTTCGGCGCACTCTGGGCGCGGCACATCGTGCACGTGAACGTGCTGATCGCCGCCGCCAACGGTACGGTTCGCGCCTACACCTACCAACCGTACACGCCGGAACGGTGCGGCAAACCTGCGGTCAAGCTGGCGGCCGTCTTCGCGCCCGGCAGCTCGGTCGACGCTCAACCGCATCTCTACCCGCGGCTGACCACGTTCTGCAACTGCACGCTGCAGGTCGGCTCATTCGAGGCGAAACCGTACACGCTGCTGCGGCCCAAGGTGGACGGCTACACCGAGCTGGGCGGGTTCGAGGGCGACCTGCTGCATCTGCTCGCCAGCCGGCTGCAGTTCCGCGTGAACGTGACCGAGTCGCCGCACCAGGTGCAGTGGGGCGTGATCGGGGCGCCGGGCAACAGCACCGGCACGATGCAGCTGGTGCAGGACGAGCTGGTCGATCTGGTCATCGCCTGCATGGCGCTGGACGTGACGCGCGGCCTGTACCTGAAGGCGGGCTGGGCCCACTACACCTCGCGCATCCTGTTCGCGGTGCCGCAGGGCCGGCCGTACACCGCGTTCGAGAAGCTGTTCCGCCCGTTCGGCACGGCCATCTGGGCGGCGCTCGCCGGCACGCTGCTCGGTGTGGCCGGCGTGGTCGGCGGGCTGAGCTGCGGGCGGCGTGCCCGCAGCTGGCGCCGGTTCGTGTACGGGCCGGCGGTACGCATGCCGCTGCTCGGCGCGCTCTATCTGCTCTGGGGCGGCTCGGTCGTCGCCGTGCCGGGGCGCAACTTTGCCCGCTCGCTGCTGGCCCTCTGGCTCGGCTTCACGTTCGTGGTGCGCACGCTGTACCAGGGCTCGCTGTATCTGTACCTGCAGCGCAGTGCCACCTTTCCGCCGCTCGCCACGATCGAGCAGGTGCACCGCTCCACGCTGCACTACCACATGGTGAACATCGCGATGCGGTTCTTCGTCGATCGGCCGGAGATAAAGCCGCGCGTCCGCTTCATACCGCCCGGGCTGGACACGCTCGGCGAGCAGGTGGCCGGCATGGCGGCGCGCTACACCGACCGGGTCGTCGTCTGCCCGCAGGACATGGTGGCGTACAACAATCGGGCCAGCCGGGGGCGGCAGCCGGCCGCCGCCCCGATACAGGTGACGCGCGAGTCGATCACGCTGTTTCCGCTCACGATCTACTATCCGAAAAAGTCCTGCCTCACGCAACCGTTCGACCGGCTGGTGCGGCACGTCGTCGAGAGCGGCCTGGTCAGCTTCTGGGTGCGCAGCTACGGCGACTACGACTTTGAGGCGAACCGGCGCGAACCGGCCGGCGGCGGGGAACCGCGCAAGCTGACGCTGGCCCATCTGGTCGGTGCGTACCAGCTGCTGGCCGCAGCGCATCTGCTTGCGTTCGTGATCTTTCTGCTCGAGCTCGTTTCGCTGCGTCTGACGGCCCTTCGGCGGGTGTTGGAATTTTGCATGGATTAA
- the LOC11175900 gene encoding uncharacterized protein LOC11175900: MNRWTILLLAAGLRECCPEDSNGGIKRLVVRETVGNHLSEVIVNALTRYYVQNHSSTQVMRLSTVSDGTYDLQSDIMDEVMQRTSRSIAYEFRSALGPSRRPRIFNIAFVDGYGAFEQLFRSLDPAENDFAGYYLIVLTAYGRRIAPDTLARIFALLWTMNVINVNIVSADLEDQSRWQSVLMHTYYPYRAGGNCERIVPHLLHRFRKGQRLDRSVELFPSKLSNLHGCPVTVGTFHLPPYMLLTPAGRYGGLEGDLLRALSRKLNFTVRLVVPDDGELWGRTPSPSVVVADANRTRGGASSASGCVRLVLTERVNLTLGRFAIRGDRNLVMKSSRSYYTVRMVLAVPAGREYTPFEKLFRPFSRSVWVLVTLYLLAGMVVIGTVQLLHRPAVRDFVYGRGVSTPVLNLLSVLFGGAVVQLPMRNFARTLLFLWMYYCLVVRTCYQGSLYEYLQERKNFSPLQTVDALVRNDYRFYSLHGTSLYLEQMPQILSRITWLPDDDASVDRLLTELATRQALTSALFIDLERVAYHNRFYVRGGLVYIANVVLVRLPIGIYYPKKSCLANRFDHELDRLRTSGYVSYRLGHYLNYDAFKGPADYQPLPTPLTTDQLVGCYETLFGLLLVATGLLLLELASRWFVSLRQLLTFLQAE; this comes from the exons ATGAACCGATGGACGATCCTGCTGCTTGCCGCCGGACTGCGCGAGTGCTGCCCCGAGGACAGCAACGGCGGCATCAAGCGGCTGGTCGTGCGCGAAACGGTCGGCAACCACTTGTCGGAGGTGATCGTGAACGCGCTCACCCGGTACTACGTGCAGAACCACTCCTCCACGCAGGTGATGCGGCTGTCCACCGTGAGCGACGGCACGTACGATCTGCAGTCCGACATTATGGACGAGGTGATGCAGCGGACGTCGCGCAGCATCGCGTACGAGTTCCGGTCGGCGTTGGGCCCGTCGCGGCGGCCTCGCATCTTCAACATCGCCTTCGTCGACGGGTACGGTGCGTTCGAGCAGCTGTTCCGGTCGCTCGATCCGGCCGAGAACGACTTCGCCGGCTACTATCTGATCGTGCTGACGGCGTACGGGCGCCGCATCGCGCCCGATACGCTCGCGCGCATCTTCGCCCTGCTGTGGACGATGAACGTGATCAACGTGAACATCGTGTCGGCCGACCTGGAGGACCAGAGCCGGTGGCAGAGCGTCCTGATGCACACCTACTACCCGTACCGGGCGGGCGGCAACTGCGAGCGGATCGTGCCCCATCTGCTGCACCGGTTCCGCAAGGGCCAGCGGTTGGACCGGTCGGTCGAGCTGTTCCCGAGCAAGCTGTCCAATCTGCACGGGTGCCCGGTGACGGTCGGGACGTTCCATTTGCCGCCGTACATGCTGCTGACACCGGCCGGCCGGTACGGGGGGCTCGAGGGGGATCTGCTGCGTGCGCTTAGCCGGAAGCTGAACTTTACCGTGCGGCTGGTGGTGCCGGATGACGGTGAGCTGTGGGGACGTACGCCATCACCGTCGGTGGTTGTCGCTGACGCGAACCGTACCAGAGGTGGTGCGTCCTCGGCTTCCGGCTGCGTGCGGCTGGTGCTGACCGAGCGGGTCAATCTCACGCTCGGTCGGTTCGCCATTCGGGGCGATCGGAATCTCGTGATGAAGAGCAGCCGCAGCTACTACACGGTGCGGATGGTGTTGGCGGTGCCGGCTGGGCGGGAGTACACCCCGTTCGAGAAGCTGTTCCGCCCGTTCAGCCGCTCCGTCTGGGTGCTGGTGACGCTCTATCTGCTGGCCGGGATGGTCGTGATCGGCACCGTTCAGCTGCTGCACCGGCCGGCCGTGCGCGACTTTGTGTACGGGCGCGGTGTGTCCACGCCGGTGCTCAATCTGCTCAGCGTACTGTTTGGCGGTGCGGTGGTCCAGCTGCCGATGCGCAACTTCGCCCGCACGCTGCTCTTCCTGTGGATGTACTACTGTCTGGTGGTGCGCACCTGTTACCAGGGCTCGCTGTACGAGTATTTGCAGGAGCGCAAAAACTTCAGCCCGCTGCAGACGGTCGATGCGCTGGTGCGGAACGACTATCGCTTTTACTCGCTGCACGGCACCTCGCTCTATCTGGAACAGATGCCTCAGATACTGTCGCG caTCACCTGGCTACCGGACGATGACGCGTCGGTCGATCGGTTACTGACCGAGCTAGCTACTCGGCAGGCTCTCACCAGCGCACTCTTTATCGACCTGGAGCGCGTAGCCTACCACAACCGGTTTTACGTGCGCGGCGGGCTCGTGTACATCGCAAACGTAGTGCTGGTGCGACTGCCCATCGGTATCTACTACCCGAAGAAATCCTGCCTCGCCAATCGGTTCGACCACGAGCTGGACCGCCTGCGGACGTCCGGCTACGTCAGCTACCGGCTCGGGCACTACCTGAACTACGACGCTTTCAAGGGACCGGCCGACTACCAGCCCCTTCCGACGCCCCTTACCACCGATCAGCTGGTCGGGTGCTACGAGACACTGTTTGGTTTGCTGCTGGTCGCcaccgggctgctgctgctcgagctcGCCTCCCGCTGGTTCGTGTCGCTGCGACAGCTGCTTACCTTTCTGCAGGCAGAGTAG